One region of Populus trichocarpa isolate Nisqually-1 chromosome 4, P.trichocarpa_v4.1, whole genome shotgun sequence genomic DNA includes:
- the LOC18097568 gene encoding putative ALA-interacting subunit 4 isoform X1, which translates to MKGATSFGGGGKDDSSAAVSTKNNKPKYSRFTQQELSACKPILTPGWVISSFIVIGVVFIPIGLASLFASEHLVEIVERYDIDCIPPAYRNNSLHYIQASETNKTCTRTFNVPKHMKSPVFIYYELDNYYQNHRRYVKSRSDTQLRGKASESATETCEPEAVTSNGQPIVPCGLVAWSLFNDTYRFSVKNEVLDVSKKNIAWKSDQENKFGSDVYPKNFQSGSLIGGGKLNSSIPLSEQVDLIVWMRTAALPTFRKPYGKIERDLPANTTITVIIQNNYNTYSFGGKKKLVLSTTSCLGGKDNFLGSAYLFVGGLCLFLAVCFMLVYVLRPRPIGDPSYLSWNRNPGGYVN; encoded by the exons atgaaaggagCAACAAGCTTTGGTGGTGGAGGCAAGGATGATTCTTCTGCTGCTGTTTCTACCAAGAACAATAAACCCAAAT ATTCTAGATTCACACAGCAAGAGCTTTCTGCGTGTAAACCTATTTTAACACCAGGATGG gtcatttcatcattcattGTTATTGGAGTTGTGTTTATCCCTATAGGCCTTGCTTCCTTGTTTGCATCAGAACAT TTGGTGGAAATTGTGGAACGATATGACATAGATTGCATTCCTCCTGCTTATAGAAATAACAGCCTACATTACATACAAGCCAGCGAAACAAACAAGACGTGCACTAGGACCTTCAAT GTTCCAAAGCATATGAAAAGTCCTGTTTTCATCTATTACGAGCTTGATAACTATTACCAAAACCATCGCCG ATATGTAAAAAGTCGAAGTGATACACAGTTGCGAGGCAAGGCCAGTGAAAGTGCTACAGAAACCTGTGAACCAGAAGCAGTCACTTCGAATGGACAACCAATTGTTCCCTGTGGCCTTGTTGCTTGGAGTTTGTTCAATGACACCTACAGGTTTTCAGTCAAAAACGAGGTTTTAGATGTCAGCAAAAAGAACATCGCTTGGAAAAGTGACCAGGAGAATAAATTTGGTTCTGATGTTTATCCTAAAAATTTCCAGAGTGGAAGCTTGATTGGGGGTGGAAAACTCAATTCAAGCATACCT TTGAGTGAACAAGTAGATCTAATTGTATGGATGCGCACTGCAGCACTGCCAACGTTCAGAAAACCATATGGAAAGATAGAAAGGGACCTTCCTGCTAACACTACAATTACGGTTATCATTCAGAATAATTATAATACTTACAGTTTTGGAGGCAAAAAGAAGCTGGTTCTTTCAACCACGAGTTGTTTAGGTGGAAAAGATAATTTCTTGGGCAGTGCGTATCTCTTTGTTGGTGGCTTGTGCTTGTTCTTGGCAGTGTGCTTCATGCTTGTTTATGTGTTAAGGCCAAG GCCCATTGGCGATCCATCCTACTTATCTTGGAACAGGAATCCAGGAGGATATGTGAATTAG
- the LOC18097568 gene encoding ALA-interacting subunit 5 isoform X2, which yields MKGATSFGGGGKDDSSAAVSTKNNKPKYSRFTQQELSACKPILTPGWVISSFIVIGVVFIPIGLASLFASEHLVEIVERYDIDCIPPAYRNNSLHYIQASETNKTCTRTFNVPKHMKSPVFIYYELDNYYQNHRRYVKSRSDTQLRGKASESATETCEPEAVTSNGQPIVPCGLVAWSLFNDTYRFSVKNEVLDVSKKNIAWKSDQENKFGSDVYPKNFQSGSLIGGGKLNSSIPHCQRSENHMER from the exons atgaaaggagCAACAAGCTTTGGTGGTGGAGGCAAGGATGATTCTTCTGCTGCTGTTTCTACCAAGAACAATAAACCCAAAT ATTCTAGATTCACACAGCAAGAGCTTTCTGCGTGTAAACCTATTTTAACACCAGGATGG gtcatttcatcattcattGTTATTGGAGTTGTGTTTATCCCTATAGGCCTTGCTTCCTTGTTTGCATCAGAACAT TTGGTGGAAATTGTGGAACGATATGACATAGATTGCATTCCTCCTGCTTATAGAAATAACAGCCTACATTACATACAAGCCAGCGAAACAAACAAGACGTGCACTAGGACCTTCAAT GTTCCAAAGCATATGAAAAGTCCTGTTTTCATCTATTACGAGCTTGATAACTATTACCAAAACCATCGCCG ATATGTAAAAAGTCGAAGTGATACACAGTTGCGAGGCAAGGCCAGTGAAAGTGCTACAGAAACCTGTGAACCAGAAGCAGTCACTTCGAATGGACAACCAATTGTTCCCTGTGGCCTTGTTGCTTGGAGTTTGTTCAATGACACCTACAGGTTTTCAGTCAAAAACGAGGTTTTAGATGTCAGCAAAAAGAACATCGCTTGGAAAAGTGACCAGGAGAATAAATTTGGTTCTGATGTTTATCCTAAAAATTTCCAGAGTGGAAGCTTGATTGGGGGTGGAAAACTCAATTCAAGCATACCT CACTGCCAACGTTCAGAAAACCATATGGAAAGATAG
- the LOC18097569 gene encoding anaphase-promoting complex subunit 5 isoform X2: MASPPQPPPMTNAFALTPHKVSVCLLLQTYALPAQTTPPFPFSSVSQHNRLGLYLLALTKSYDDILEPKLEELLNQLKEISGSLGHWLIDHLTSRLSSLSAPDDLFSFFTEMRGILGGLDSVVMEDNQVILDPNSNLGLFLRRCILTFNLLSFEGLCHLLTNIGSYCKEAMSSCMPYETRLLDESSNDLETLSEYENMDLENFMFGKVNEEIEARKQASERVPFHLHGPKALSGLVEDIEVVADPSSKHGDKCGETSAYVHPPGNELRDVDPYGEIFLRTNWQVQGYLMEQADAIEKHDSSFSLNSFELVLRQIKKLAPELHRVHFLRYLNSLYHDDYFAALDNLHRYFDYSAGAEGFDSAPSSSGSNSSGRYEIGLIYLGMMHLHFGHPKQALQVLTEAVRFSQQQSNESCLAYTLAAICNVLSEFGCSSSAGVLGTSFSPITSMDTSLSVGQQLFVLLRESLKRAESLKLKRLVASNHLALAKFDLLHVQRPLLSFGPKASMKLRTFPINVCKELRLCSHLISEFGSESSTMTTDGVFSTTWLNNLPKSMDSPLLPQENAHRNNCDAHRFFTQLSSVPKSVLQLLGSSYIMRSTAWEMYGSAPLARINSLVYATCFADASSSSDAASVHAKLIQHLAVFRGYKEAFAALKVAEEKFLTVSKSVILLVKLQLLHECALHRGNLKLAQQVCDELGVLASSVSGVDKDLKTEASLRHARTLLAANQFSQAAAVAHSLFCMCYKFNMQVQNATVLLLLAEIHKYHELAAEAFYLMAHVFDKLGQLERREEAAASFKEHMMALENPQDEDDPLLNML, from the exons ATGGCATCGCCACCGCAGCCACCTCCGATGACAAACGCGTTTGCATTGACACCACACAAAGTCTCAGTTTGTTTACTTCTTCAAACCTACGCATTACCTGCTCAAACAACACCACCGTTCCCTTTCTCCTCCGTCTCTCAACACAACCGTCTTGGGCTCTACTTATTAGCCCTCACAAAA TCTTATGATGATATATTGGAGCCAAAGCTAGAGGAGTTGTTGAATCAATTGAAGGAAATCAGTGGGTCATTGGGGCATTGGTTGATAGATCATTTGACAAGCAGGTTATCATCTTTATCAGCGCCGGATGATTTATTTAGCTTCTTTACTGAAATGAGAG GGATACTTGGAGGATTGGATTCAGTTGTTATGGAAGATAATCAAGTTATTTTGGACCCAAATAGCAATCTGGGATTGTTTCTCCGTCGTTGCATTCTCACATTTAATCTCTTATCGTTTGAG GGTTTGTGCCATCTTTTGACAAATATTGGGAGTTATTGTAAAGAAGCCATGTCAAGCTGCATGCCATATGAGACACGGCTTTTAGACGAGTCCAGTAATGATTTGGAGACATTATCAGAATATGAGAACATGGACTTGGAGAATTTCATGTTCGGAAAAGttaatgaagaaattgaagcaAGGAAACAGGCCAGTGAAAGAGTTCCTTTTCACCTTCACGGGCCTAAAGCACTTTCTGGATTGGTTGAAG ATATAGAGGTTGTTGCAGATCCAAGTTCCAAACATGGTGACAAATGTGGAGAAACTAGTGCATATGTACATCCTCCAGGAAATGAATTGAGAGATGTTGATCCCTATGGGGAGATATTCCTAAGAACAAACTGGCAGGTACAAGGTTACTTAATGGAGCAAGCAGATGCAATTGAAAA GCATGACAGTTCTTTCTCTTTAAActcttttgagcttgttttaaGGCAGATTAAAAAATTGGCACCTGAGCTACATCGT GTTCACTTCTTACGATATTTGAACAGCCTGTATCATGATGATTATTTTGCCGCTTTGGATAATCTTCATCGCTACTTTGATTATAG TGCAGGGGCCGAGGGATTTGATTCAGCTCCATCTTCTTCTGGGTCCAATAGCTCTGGAAGATATGAGATTGGCCTGATATATTTGGGGATGATGCATTTACACTTTGGGCATCCTAAGCAAGCTTTGCAA GTTTTAACTGAAGCAGTTCGTTTTTCTCAACAG CAAAGTAATGAGAGTTGTCTTGCGTACACTTTAGCAGCTATATGCAATGTATTGTCTGAATTTGGTTGCTCAAGCTCAGCAGGAGTACTTGGAACTTCTTTCTCACCTATAACCAGCATGGACACTTCATTGTCTGTTGGGCAACAATTGTTTGTTCTCTTGAGGGAGTCTCTGAAGAGAGCAGAAAGTTTAAAGTTGAAACGATTGGTTGCTTCCAATCATCTTGCTCTGGCCAAATTTGATTTACTG CATGTGCAAAGACCTCTGCTGTCATTTGGTCCCAAAGCTTCCATGAAGCTGAGAACATTTCCAATCAATGTTTGCAAG GAATTAAGATTATGTTCTCATTTGATTAGCGAATTTGGCTCTGAAAGCTCCACAATGACAACTGATGGTGTTTTTAGTACAACATGGCTCAACAATCTTCCAAAGTCAATGGATTCACCATTGTTGCCCCAAGAGAATGCACATCGAAACAATTGTGATGCACACCGATTCTTTACGCAACTCAGCTCAGTTCCCAAATCTGTTTTGCAATTATTAGGTTCTTCATACATAATGCGCTCCACTGCTTGGGAGATGTATGGCAG tGCTCCTCTTGCTCGAATAAATTCGCTGGTTTATGCCACTTGCTTTGCTGATGCTTCAAG TTCATCTGATGCAGCTTCAGTACATGCAAAGCTCATCCAGCATTTAGCAGTATTTCGAGGATACAAAG AGGCCTTTGCTGCTCTTAAAGTAGCTGAAGAGAAGTTCTTAACTGTCTCAAAATCTGTAATTTTGCTAGTAAAACTGCAGCTACTCCATGAGTGTGCTTTGCATCG AGGAAATCTGAAGCTAGCACAACAAGTATGTGATGAACTTGGAGTTCTGGCATCATCTGTCAGTGGTGTGGACAAAGATCTGAAGACTGAAGCAAGCCTTCGCCATGCTCGCACATTGCTTGCAGCAAATCAATTCAGCCAG GCTGCCGCTGTTGCACATTCTCTCTTTTGCATGTGTTACAAATTCAATATGCAGGTTCAGAATGCCACTGTTCTTCTTTTGCTGGCAGAAATTCACAAG TATCATGAGTTGGCTGCGGAAGCTTTC
- the LOC18097569 gene encoding anaphase-promoting complex subunit 5 isoform X1, with amino-acid sequence MASPPQPPPMTNAFALTPHKVSVCLLLQTYALPAQTTPPFPFSSVSQHNRLGLYLLALTKSYDDILEPKLEELLNQLKEISGSLGHWLIDHLTSRLSSLSAPDDLFSFFTEMRGILGGLDSVVMEDNQVILDPNSNLGLFLRRCILTFNLLSFEGLCHLLTNIGSYCKEAMSSCMPYETRLLDESSNDLETLSEYENMDLENFMFGKVNEEIEARKQASERVPFHLHGPKALSGLVEDIEVVADPSSKHGDKCGETSAYVHPPGNELRDVDPYGEIFLRTNWQVQGYLMEQADAIEKHDSSFSLNSFELVLRQIKKLAPELHRVHFLRYLNSLYHDDYFAALDNLHRYFDYSAGAEGFDSAPSSSGSNSSGRYEIGLIYLGMMHLHFGHPKQALQVLTEAVRFSQQQSNESCLAYTLAAICNVLSEFGCSSSAGVLGTSFSPITSMDTSLSVGQQLFVLLRESLKRAESLKLKRLVASNHLALAKFDLLHVQRPLLSFGPKASMKLRTFPINVCKELRLCSHLISEFGSESSTMTTDGVFSTTWLNNLPKSMDSPLLPQENAHRNNCDAHRFFTQLSSVPKSVLQLLGSSYIMRSTAWEMYGSAPLARINSLVYATCFADASSSSDAASVHAKLIQHLAVFRGYKEAFAALKVAEEKFLTVSKSVILLVKLQLLHECALHRGNLKLAQQVCDELGVLASSVSGVDKDLKTEASLRHARTLLAANQFSQAAAVAHSLFCMCYKFNMQVQNATVLLLLAEIHKKSGNAVLGLPYALASLSFCQSFNLDLLKASATLTLAELWLSLGSNHAKRALTLIHGALPMILGHGGLELQARAQITEAKCYLSDPSYSVFEDSEVVLDLLRQASDELQVLEYHELAAEAFYLMAHVFDKLGQLERREEAAASFKEHMMALENPQDEDDPLLNML; translated from the exons ATGGCATCGCCACCGCAGCCACCTCCGATGACAAACGCGTTTGCATTGACACCACACAAAGTCTCAGTTTGTTTACTTCTTCAAACCTACGCATTACCTGCTCAAACAACACCACCGTTCCCTTTCTCCTCCGTCTCTCAACACAACCGTCTTGGGCTCTACTTATTAGCCCTCACAAAA TCTTATGATGATATATTGGAGCCAAAGCTAGAGGAGTTGTTGAATCAATTGAAGGAAATCAGTGGGTCATTGGGGCATTGGTTGATAGATCATTTGACAAGCAGGTTATCATCTTTATCAGCGCCGGATGATTTATTTAGCTTCTTTACTGAAATGAGAG GGATACTTGGAGGATTGGATTCAGTTGTTATGGAAGATAATCAAGTTATTTTGGACCCAAATAGCAATCTGGGATTGTTTCTCCGTCGTTGCATTCTCACATTTAATCTCTTATCGTTTGAG GGTTTGTGCCATCTTTTGACAAATATTGGGAGTTATTGTAAAGAAGCCATGTCAAGCTGCATGCCATATGAGACACGGCTTTTAGACGAGTCCAGTAATGATTTGGAGACATTATCAGAATATGAGAACATGGACTTGGAGAATTTCATGTTCGGAAAAGttaatgaagaaattgaagcaAGGAAACAGGCCAGTGAAAGAGTTCCTTTTCACCTTCACGGGCCTAAAGCACTTTCTGGATTGGTTGAAG ATATAGAGGTTGTTGCAGATCCAAGTTCCAAACATGGTGACAAATGTGGAGAAACTAGTGCATATGTACATCCTCCAGGAAATGAATTGAGAGATGTTGATCCCTATGGGGAGATATTCCTAAGAACAAACTGGCAGGTACAAGGTTACTTAATGGAGCAAGCAGATGCAATTGAAAA GCATGACAGTTCTTTCTCTTTAAActcttttgagcttgttttaaGGCAGATTAAAAAATTGGCACCTGAGCTACATCGT GTTCACTTCTTACGATATTTGAACAGCCTGTATCATGATGATTATTTTGCCGCTTTGGATAATCTTCATCGCTACTTTGATTATAG TGCAGGGGCCGAGGGATTTGATTCAGCTCCATCTTCTTCTGGGTCCAATAGCTCTGGAAGATATGAGATTGGCCTGATATATTTGGGGATGATGCATTTACACTTTGGGCATCCTAAGCAAGCTTTGCAA GTTTTAACTGAAGCAGTTCGTTTTTCTCAACAG CAAAGTAATGAGAGTTGTCTTGCGTACACTTTAGCAGCTATATGCAATGTATTGTCTGAATTTGGTTGCTCAAGCTCAGCAGGAGTACTTGGAACTTCTTTCTCACCTATAACCAGCATGGACACTTCATTGTCTGTTGGGCAACAATTGTTTGTTCTCTTGAGGGAGTCTCTGAAGAGAGCAGAAAGTTTAAAGTTGAAACGATTGGTTGCTTCCAATCATCTTGCTCTGGCCAAATTTGATTTACTG CATGTGCAAAGACCTCTGCTGTCATTTGGTCCCAAAGCTTCCATGAAGCTGAGAACATTTCCAATCAATGTTTGCAAG GAATTAAGATTATGTTCTCATTTGATTAGCGAATTTGGCTCTGAAAGCTCCACAATGACAACTGATGGTGTTTTTAGTACAACATGGCTCAACAATCTTCCAAAGTCAATGGATTCACCATTGTTGCCCCAAGAGAATGCACATCGAAACAATTGTGATGCACACCGATTCTTTACGCAACTCAGCTCAGTTCCCAAATCTGTTTTGCAATTATTAGGTTCTTCATACATAATGCGCTCCACTGCTTGGGAGATGTATGGCAG tGCTCCTCTTGCTCGAATAAATTCGCTGGTTTATGCCACTTGCTTTGCTGATGCTTCAAG TTCATCTGATGCAGCTTCAGTACATGCAAAGCTCATCCAGCATTTAGCAGTATTTCGAGGATACAAAG AGGCCTTTGCTGCTCTTAAAGTAGCTGAAGAGAAGTTCTTAACTGTCTCAAAATCTGTAATTTTGCTAGTAAAACTGCAGCTACTCCATGAGTGTGCTTTGCATCG AGGAAATCTGAAGCTAGCACAACAAGTATGTGATGAACTTGGAGTTCTGGCATCATCTGTCAGTGGTGTGGACAAAGATCTGAAGACTGAAGCAAGCCTTCGCCATGCTCGCACATTGCTTGCAGCAAATCAATTCAGCCAG GCTGCCGCTGTTGCACATTCTCTCTTTTGCATGTGTTACAAATTCAATATGCAGGTTCAGAATGCCACTGTTCTTCTTTTGCTGGCAGAAATTCACAAG AAATCAGGCAATGCTGTTTTAGGCCTTCCTTATGCATTAGCAAGCCTCTCATTTTGCCAGTCATTTAATTTGGATCTACTCAAGGCATCAGCCACTCTTACCTTGGCTGAGTTGTGGCTCTCATTAGGATCAAATCATGCAAAGAGGGCTCTGACCCTTATACATGGGGCTCTACCCATGATTCTTGGTCATGGAGGGTTGGAGCTCCAAGCGAGGGCTCAGATCACTGAAGCAAAATGCTATTTATCTGATCCAAGCTATTCAG TTTTTGAAGATTCTGAGGTTGTGTTAGATCTTTTGAGGCAAGCTTCTGATGAGCTTCAAGTGTTGGAG TATCATGAGTTGGCTGCGGAAGCTTTC